The Phaseolus vulgaris cultivar G19833 chromosome 10, P. vulgaris v2.0, whole genome shotgun sequence DNA window tcgccagcgaacccatacaagcaccctccatagggcctcagctggtcaaggggcaattctagctgcgtgaaagtcggccagaacatcacgtctgccgaacttccttggtccaccagaactcggtgaaccttcctccccgccgtgatcaacgaaataacaatgggatcgttgtcgtgaggcacaacgtcccgaagatcctgcttggtgaacgtaatgtccacttcgggcgagtgatcttcaaacatgtccaccgacatcaccgatcgcgcgtactttttcctctgcgatgcggtgcatccaccacctgagaaaccccctgcaatggtgtgaatctccccatggataggcatctcgtgttgctgggcttccccccctgccggctgggaactcgacgctcctccggtccttctgtccagcagatagtcgtttaggaacccgctcttaaccagatcatcgagctggtaccctaaagacaaacacgagtccaggttgtggccaaagcactggtggaactcgcaccagacatccggcttcgaccctaacaccttgtcgcccaccttctcgggcgccttcaacctagcagatatgttagggatagcaatcaggtccgctagtcccatgacgaatttgtgcttaggtgggcgattgtattcccggcgtgctggttgttggcgtgctggcggttggcgcgcttggcttcttcccttgtttctcttatcgtaaggatagcgagtcctttgatcctttctggccgccgttgtcgtttccagcaccctctgtggctggatcctggtctgggcgcgtggcctgacgggagccacactgcctctcttctcggcgacctcactctcgtcggcgatgtgagccaccgcaagtcgcctgacttcagcaaacgtcgctggatgagccctgatcaaggcttcgcagaatggccctggctgcacgcccttcttgaaggcataaaccagcatttcttcatccttggccggcgatctgaccatctgcgctccgaagcgattgaggtagtctctgagggactccccatggtactgccttatatcaaacagatcataggacactctgggcggtgccttgttcacaatatactgctcgacaaagattttcgagaattgctgaaaattagttatgtggccattaggcaggctcacaaaccactccatcgccgttccctggagcgtgctcacgaacatcttacaatagacagcatccgacccccctgacagcatcatctgtgtgtggaacgtggtcagatgagcctctggatcttccacgccagtaaaaacagctttaaccgggaccacgctcgtgggaattggcgtgtcggtaatcgcctgaatgaaaggcattgggaaaacacgaggcggcgtcgacggtgccacctcttcagcggaagaacgaacctgctgctcctgaagagctcgacgtagctcctcagctaccttgctgagctcctcgtttctggcgcgagaggcgaccaggtcttcatgtatccttgcctgctcgacgcacgaggcttctacagtggcctccaatgagcgcatcatttctgccatctgtgccatggtcatggcggcgtcgccttcagctgcgacgggagccacggggctggaacgattgcttctcatctttctcattaacttcagcgaaccacagaaatacagcaaataacacttcaaccacaaACGAATCAGCGACCGATcggagaagattcaagaaactgcgtaagaacttcaagaacaccgcaaaccttcgaagaaaatcgcagcttcaccaaaaaccaccgtttccccgcgaaccaaacaaccaaacgaaagaactcgaatccaccgatcgaaaagccaagcgaacggtttaaaacacaaacttcaccgaacgaaactcaaagaaaccaagaacgacAGTTGCACCAGcgcacaaccgcgcagaaaacctcgaaaacctctacgaactcacgctgtggatgggagcacgttttacacggccccacggtgggcgcctgatgatcctgcctgttgaccggagcgctggagaatgcctcgtcaaaggatcgacgtgcgcgccgctactcacctccgttcctcctctggatctatctcaagaacctgcaaagaaacgatacggcgccgctgcggccgatcgcactccgacgctcaagtcagtgacggtatcaccaaatactaagaactggaaccgtgcaaatctctctcacaaacagctctgtcactcgcaagcgtaaagtgtatgaactgaacgtgcgtaccttagaaaatctgttaggaactcttatatacctggtggttttctctctcctggcagttacagacttggacacgtggctcgtatccaactgtacacgtgccatcatctggaggctccctgacttggcgctatttctactctcattttggctaagttacctatgcatggtgctgcccagtgcatagctaactcaggagtgcgatctctactgaaactggcgaggtagggccttcatacaccttccctgtggtctcgccggccgcctccataatctgcttctcctttaacttcggcgatgtgcttgctctggcgatctccgactgcctggtcgtcTGAGtccgcatctggcgacttcttcctcaacctggcgatcgcctattctggtaagctggagatcggaacacgccaacttaactatcggcgactacacgtgcctcccgacttccttcccaactgccaacctggcgccttgtcaacacgcctacttgtaacaggatgccacgtcatcgcatccgaccatcATGGCGGTACAGCATCCTTGTCTTTATCCCTACCATACATACCGTATCTATCTTCCAGAGATGTTGGCTGAGCTTTCCAATGCTGGTTGCTCTCCACTGGAATCTCCTTCAAATCAAGACTCTCCTTTTGTTTTAAAATGTCATCTAGTCTTTCAACTATGTCTTCCAACTTACTAATACTAACaatcttttttctcttaaaaagGCGAGAAAAGGAGTTGCTTACCTCCTTTTTAGTAGCAGCTTTAGTAGATACTTCATCAAGTAAATCGTCAACCTGGTAGACAACATCTCTGAGAACATCGAGCCACTTTTTGACATTGGAGTCTGTGATTTGTCGATTCTCAGCATCAGCAAGCACAACTCTAACCACTATCAGCTGGTTCTCCACCTTTTGAAGCAACTTATCAGGCTTCTTTCCACGGATCAAGTTGACAAGCTCAGGGGAAGCTAGCCTTTCAAAAAGAACGTCAAGGAAAGCAGAGAGAAGTGCACCACCTACCACGGCTAAAGCCATGATCTCAGGAACAAACAAACAAGTGATGATCAAAGTAGAAGCGCAAAGGAAAGGAATTGGTTGCAAAAGTTGGGTTGGTTCTTGATTCAGTGAACTTTTATGAGGAGATTTGGCTTGCTTCaacactatttaatatttaagtctTACCAACCGTGGtgaatattttatcttttctaaAGGACAAGGTTCTTCATTGGATGCTTTTTAAagactttttcttttttgttccCCACAAGTGGGTTAAAGCTACAATGATGTACCTAACCATTATAAGGAACTAAATTGACCTAAACTTACTGGATTGCAATTTTTCCATTTTTGCAAAGAAgtcctaaaatattttatgttgtcAAAAGACAAGAATTTAGCTGTAAAAATGCTTTGTTGTGTTTTTGTCCAATATTCACTTTCATATTCTCCAATAAAATTTCATCTAGGAATAGCATTGCGTTAACTTTAGACAACGCTTTTTCAGGCATGAAATATGCAACTGTGGGTTTAGAcaacgtttttttttttcttgcatctATTGCCTTATATTGGTAGAATATGCAACATTTTTCGGAAAAACTTTTAGACAACGTTTTTTCTAATAATCTTTATGCAACGCATTTTTAGTGTTGTCTGTTGTTTAGACAAAGTTTATTTACATATCGTCTATCTTTTTAGACAACACTTATTTACATGTTGTCTATCTTTTATGCAACACATTTTCAGTGTTGCATATTGATAGAATAGGCTATGCATTTCAGTgttgcatatttataaaataggcaacgtttttttttcataatgttTAGGCAACGGTTATTTACAAGTTGTTTGTCTTTTTAAAcaacattttctttttataaaaagctTTTATGTTCGGCATCactatgctacttgacatctcaactaggctgacacctcaagtaacaacaatcatttgtcatcacatgaaaaaagtattattaaaaaaagaaaaagaaagaatataCAAAAATgtggggactagaccaaaacccatatgttgacaaaaacgatacataggtagactatacctattaataaagaattctaagaacaaattagatggaagcctattataccaatgaaaggattctctatgaataaatcataaattagctaacttatcagcacac harbors:
- the LOC137814595 gene encoding putative disease resistance RPP13-like protein 1; this encodes MALAVVGGALLSAFLDVLFERLASPELVNLIRGKKPDKLLQKVENQLIVVRVVLADAENRQITDSNVKKWLDVLRDVVYQVDDLLDEVSTKAATKKEVSNSFSRLFKRKKIVSISKLEDIVERLDDILKQKESLDLKEIPVESNQHWKAQPTSLEDRYGMYGRDKDKDAVPP